One region of Serinus canaria isolate serCan28SL12 chromosome 25, serCan2020, whole genome shotgun sequence genomic DNA includes:
- the PIP4K2C gene encoding phosphatidylinositol 5-phosphate 4-kinase type-2 gamma isoform X41 — MCHMGDPGLSPGSWPPVPWLGHLSPGSVPPGVLVQSPPRGGSVTCVTCVPGWLCHLCPLGVSPVSPAVSPVSLGVAPVSLGGCVPSCVTCAPRCPLQGWLCHLCPWCGCVTCVAVSPVSPLWLCHLCGCVPCVPSCVTCVAVSPVSPLWLCHLYGCVPCPHLCPWWGCVPCPQLCPQLCPPCPQVSLVSPGGCVTCVAVSHVPSCVLCPQVSLVWLCPVSPAVSRVPTCPWCGCVPCPQLCPVSPRVPGVAVSPVSPAVSRVPRCPWCGCVPRVPSCVPCPHVSLARSPPRWVGSGRRLLLSADRTLVLKELSSEDVADVHGLLAHYHQYVVQCHGQTLLPRFLGMYRVSVDSEDTYLLVMRNLFSHRLPVHRKYDLKGSLVDREASDKEKGKELPTLKDVDFLNKNEKVFVEEEQQRDFMDKLKRDVEFLVQQKLMDYSLLLGIHEVERGEQEEEEELEEEELGGGDDGGLGGPYGTSPEGLGGLLNSYRPLGPGEFDPGVDVYALRGAEGAPRREVYFMGLIDVLTQYDARKKAAHAAKTVKHGAGAEISTVHPEQYAKRFLDFITNIFA; from the exons ATGTGTCACATGGGGGACCCGGGGCTGTCGCCGGGCTCCTGGcctcctgtcccctggctgggtcacctgtcccctggcagtgtACCCCCAGGTGTCCTGGTGCAGAGCCCCCCGCGGGgtggctctgtcacctgtgtcacctgtgtccctgggtggctgtgtcacctgtgtcccctgggggtgtcacctgtgtccccagctgtgtcacctgtgtccctgggggtggcaccggtgtccctgggtggctgtgtccccagctgtgtcacctgtgcccccaggtgccccctgcaggggtggctgtgtcacctgtgtccctggtgtggctgtgtcacctgtgtggCTGTGTCACCAGTGTCGCCActgtggctgtgtcacctgtgtggctgtgtcccctgtgtccccagctgtgtcacctgtgtggCTGTGTCACCAGTGTCCCCATTGTGGCTGTGTCATTTGTATGGCTgtgtcccatgtccccatctATGTCCCTGGTGGGGCtgtgtcccttgtccccagctgtgtccccagctgtgtcccccgtgtccccaggtgtcccttgtGTCCCCAGGtggctgtgtcacctgtgtggctgtgtcccatgtccccagctgtgtcctgtgtccccaggtgtccctggtgtggctgtgtcccgtgtccccag ctgtgtcccgTGTCCCCACGTGTCCCTGGTGTGGCTgtgtcccatgtccccagctgtgtcccgTGTCCCCAC gtgtccctggtgtggctgtgtcccccgtgtccccagctgtgtcccgtgtccccaggtgtccctggtgtggctgtgtcccccgtgtccccagctgtgtcccgTGTCCCCAC gtgtccctggcacGCAGCCCCCCGCGCTGGGTGGGCAGTGGGCGCCGCCTGCTGCTCTCGGCCGACCGGACGCTGGTGCTGAAGGAGCTGTCGAGCGAGGACGTGGCCGACGTGCACGGGCTGCTGGCACACTACCACCAG tACGTGGTGCAGTGCCACGGGCAGACGCTGCTGCCGCGTTTCCTGGGCATGTACCGGGTGAGCGTGGACAGCGAGGACACCTACCTGCTGGTCATGAGGAACCTCTTCAGCCACCGCCTGCCCGTGCACAGGAAGTATGACCTCAAG ggctccctggTGGACCGAGAGGCCAGTGACAAGGAGAAG GGCAAGGAGCTGCCCACCCTGAAGGACGTGGATTTCCTCAACAAGAACGAGAAGGTGTTcgtggaggaggagcagcagcgcGACTTCATGGACAAACTCAAGAGGGACGTGGAG TTCCTGGTGCAGCAGAAGCTGATGGACTacagcctgctgctgggcatCCACGAGGTGGAGCGGGGcgagcaggaggaggaggaggagctggaggaagaggagctcgGCGGGGGTGATGatggggggctggggggtccCTATGGCACCTCCccggaggggctgggggggctcctCAACTCCTACCGGCCCCTGGGCCCCGGCGAGTTCGACCCCGGCGTGGACGTGTACGCCCTGCGCGGGGCCGAGG gagccccccGGCGCGAGGTTTATTTCATGGGGCTGATCGATGTCCTCACCCAGTACGACGCCCGCAAGAAGGCGGCACACGCGGCCAAGACCGTCAAACATGGG GCCGGAGCCGAGATCTCCACGGTGCACCCCGAGCAATACGCCAAGCGCTTCCTCGACTTCATCACCAACATCTTCGCCTGA
- the PIP4K2C gene encoding phosphatidylinositol 5-phosphate 4-kinase type-2 gamma isoform X49 encodes MCHMGDPGLSPGSWPPVPWLGHLSPGSVPPGVLVQSPPRGGSVTCVTCVPGWLCHLCPLGVSPVSPAVSPVSLGVAPVSLGGCVPSCVTCAPRCPLQGWLCHLCPWCGCVTCVAVSPVSPLWLCHLCGCVPCVPSCVTCVAVSPVSPLWLCHLYGCVPCPHLCPWWGCVPCPQLCPQLCPPCPQVSLVSPGGCVTCVAVSHVPSCVLCPQVSLVWLCPVSPAVSRVPTCPWCGCVPRVPSCVPCPQVSLARSPPRWVGSGRRLLLSADRTLVLKELSSEDVADVHGLLAHYHQYVVQCHGQTLLPRFLGMYRVSVDSEDTYLLVMRNLFSHRLPVHRKYDLKGSLVDREASDKEKGKELPTLKDVDFLNKNEKVFVEEEQQRDFMDKLKRDVEFLVQQKLMDYSLLLGIHEVERGEQEEEEELEEEELGGGDDGGLGGPYGTSPEGLGGLLNSYRPLGPGEFDPGVDVYALRGAEGAPRREVYFMGLIDVLTQYDARKKAAHAAKTVKHGAGAEISTVHPEQYAKRFLDFITNIFA; translated from the exons ATGTGTCACATGGGGGACCCGGGGCTGTCGCCGGGCTCCTGGcctcctgtcccctggctgggtcacctgtcccctggcagtgtACCCCCAGGTGTCCTGGTGCAGAGCCCCCCGCGGGgtggctctgtcacctgtgtcacctgtgtccctgggtggctgtgtcacctgtgtcccctgggggtgtcacctgtgtccccagctgtgtcacctgtgtccctgggggtggcaccggtgtccctgggtggctgtgtccccagctgtgtcacctgtgcccccaggtgccccctgcaggggtggctgtgtcacctgtgtccctggtgtggctgtgtcacctgtgtggCTGTGTCACCAGTGTCGCCActgtggctgtgtcacctgtgtggctgtgtcccctgtgtccccagctgtgtcacctgtgtggCTGTGTCACCAGTGTCCCCATTGTGGCTGTGTCATTTGTATGGCTgtgtcccatgtccccatctATGTCCCTGGTGGGGCtgtgtcccttgtccccagctgtgtccccagctgtgtcccccgtgtccccaggtgtcccttgtGTCCCCAGGtggctgtgtcacctgtgtggctgtgtcccatgtccccagctgtgtcctgtgtccccaggtgtccctggtgtggctgtgtcccgtgtccccag ctgtgtcccgTGTCCCCAC gtgtccctggtgtggctgtgtcccccgtgtccccagctgtgtcccgtgtccccag gtgtccctggcacGCAGCCCCCCGCGCTGGGTGGGCAGTGGGCGCCGCCTGCTGCTCTCGGCCGACCGGACGCTGGTGCTGAAGGAGCTGTCGAGCGAGGACGTGGCCGACGTGCACGGGCTGCTGGCACACTACCACCAG tACGTGGTGCAGTGCCACGGGCAGACGCTGCTGCCGCGTTTCCTGGGCATGTACCGGGTGAGCGTGGACAGCGAGGACACCTACCTGCTGGTCATGAGGAACCTCTTCAGCCACCGCCTGCCCGTGCACAGGAAGTATGACCTCAAG ggctccctggTGGACCGAGAGGCCAGTGACAAGGAGAAG GGCAAGGAGCTGCCCACCCTGAAGGACGTGGATTTCCTCAACAAGAACGAGAAGGTGTTcgtggaggaggagcagcagcgcGACTTCATGGACAAACTCAAGAGGGACGTGGAG TTCCTGGTGCAGCAGAAGCTGATGGACTacagcctgctgctgggcatCCACGAGGTGGAGCGGGGcgagcaggaggaggaggaggagctggaggaagaggagctcgGCGGGGGTGATGatggggggctggggggtccCTATGGCACCTCCccggaggggctgggggggctcctCAACTCCTACCGGCCCCTGGGCCCCGGCGAGTTCGACCCCGGCGTGGACGTGTACGCCCTGCGCGGGGCCGAGG gagccccccGGCGCGAGGTTTATTTCATGGGGCTGATCGATGTCCTCACCCAGTACGACGCCCGCAAGAAGGCGGCACACGCGGCCAAGACCGTCAAACATGGG GCCGGAGCCGAGATCTCCACGGTGCACCCCGAGCAATACGCCAAGCGCTTCCTCGACTTCATCACCAACATCTTCGCCTGA
- the PIP4K2C gene encoding phosphatidylinositol 5-phosphate 4-kinase type-2 gamma isoform X1 — protein sequence MCHMGDPGLSPGSWPPVPWLGHLSPGSVPPGVLVQSPPRGGSVTCVTCVPGWLCHLCPLGVSPVSPAVSPVSLGVAPVSLGGCVPSCVTCAPRCPLQGWLCHLCPWCGCVTCVAVSPVSPLWLCHLCGCVPCVPSCVTCVAVSPVSPLWLCHLYGCVPCPHLCPWWGCVPCPQLCPQLCPPCPQVSLVSPGGCVTCVAVSHVPSCVLCPQVSLVWLCPVSPGVPGVAVSRVPSCVPCPQLCPWCGCVPVSPAVSRVPRCPWCGCVPCPQLCPVSPAVSLVWLSPVSPAVSRVPSCVPGVAVSRVPSCVPCPQVSLVWLCPVSPGVPGVAVSRVPSCVPCPQVSLVWLCPPCPQLCPVSPRVPGVAVSHVPSCVPCPHVSLVWLCPVSPAVSRVPRCPWCGCVPRVPSCVPCPQVSLARSPPRWVGSGRRLLLSADRTLVLKELSSEDVADVHGLLAHYHQYVVQCHGQTLLPRFLGMYRVSVDSEDTYLLVMRNLFSHRLPVHRKYDLKGSLVDREASDKEKGKELPTLKDVDFLNKNEKVFVEEEQQRDFMDKLKRDVEFLVQQKLMDYSLLLGIHEVERGEQEEEEELEEEELGGGDDGGLGGPYGTSPEGLGGLLNSYRPLGPGEFDPGVDVYALRGAEGAPRREVYFMGLIDVLTQYDARKKAAHAAKTVKHGAGAEISTVHPEQYAKRFLDFITNIFA from the exons ATGTGTCACATGGGGGACCCGGGGCTGTCGCCGGGCTCCTGGcctcctgtcccctggctgggtcacctgtcccctggcagtgtACCCCCAGGTGTCCTGGTGCAGAGCCCCCCGCGGGgtggctctgtcacctgtgtcacctgtgtccctgggtggctgtgtcacctgtgtcccctgggggtgtcacctgtgtccccagctgtgtcacctgtgtccctgggggtggcaccggtgtccctgggtggctgtgtccccagctgtgtcacctgtgcccccaggtgccccctgcaggggtggctgtgtcacctgtgtccctggtgtggctgtgtcacctgtgtggCTGTGTCACCAGTGTCGCCActgtggctgtgtcacctgtgtggctgtgtcccctgtgtccccagctgtgtcacctgtgtggCTGTGTCACCAGTGTCCCCATTGTGGCTGTGTCATTTGTATGGCTgtgtcccatgtccccatctATGTCCCTGGTGGGGCtgtgtcccttgtccccagctgtgtccccagctgtgtcccccgtgtccccaggtgtcccttgtGTCCCCAGGtggctgtgtcacctgtgtggctgtgtcccatgtccccagctgtgtcctgtgtccccaggtgtccctggtgtggctgtgtcccgtgtccccaggtgtccctggtgtggctgtgtcccgtgtccccagctgtgtcccgtgtccccagctgtgtccctggtgtggctgtgtccccgtgtccccagctgtgtcccgtgtccccag gtgtccctggtgtggctgtgtcccgtgtccccagctgtgtcccgtgtccccagctgtgtccctggtgtggctgtcccccgtgtccccagctgtgtcccgtgtccccagctgtgtccctggtgtggctgtgtcccgtgtccccagctgtgtcccgtgtccccaggtgtccctggtgtggctgtgtcccgtgtccccaggtgtccctggtgtggctgtgtcccgtgtccccagctgtgtcccgtgtccccag gtgtccctggtgtggctgtgtcccccgtgtccccagctgtgtcccgTGTCCCCACGTGTCCCTGGTGTGGCTgtgtcccatgtccccagctgtgtcccgTGTCCCCACGTGTCCCTGGTGTGGCTGTGTcccgtgtccccagctgtgtcccgtgtccccaggtgtccctggtgtggctgtgtcccccgtgtccccagctgtgtcccgtgtccccag gtgtccctggcacGCAGCCCCCCGCGCTGGGTGGGCAGTGGGCGCCGCCTGCTGCTCTCGGCCGACCGGACGCTGGTGCTGAAGGAGCTGTCGAGCGAGGACGTGGCCGACGTGCACGGGCTGCTGGCACACTACCACCAG tACGTGGTGCAGTGCCACGGGCAGACGCTGCTGCCGCGTTTCCTGGGCATGTACCGGGTGAGCGTGGACAGCGAGGACACCTACCTGCTGGTCATGAGGAACCTCTTCAGCCACCGCCTGCCCGTGCACAGGAAGTATGACCTCAAG ggctccctggTGGACCGAGAGGCCAGTGACAAGGAGAAG GGCAAGGAGCTGCCCACCCTGAAGGACGTGGATTTCCTCAACAAGAACGAGAAGGTGTTcgtggaggaggagcagcagcgcGACTTCATGGACAAACTCAAGAGGGACGTGGAG TTCCTGGTGCAGCAGAAGCTGATGGACTacagcctgctgctgggcatCCACGAGGTGGAGCGGGGcgagcaggaggaggaggaggagctggaggaagaggagctcgGCGGGGGTGATGatggggggctggggggtccCTATGGCACCTCCccggaggggctgggggggctcctCAACTCCTACCGGCCCCTGGGCCCCGGCGAGTTCGACCCCGGCGTGGACGTGTACGCCCTGCGCGGGGCCGAGG gagccccccGGCGCGAGGTTTATTTCATGGGGCTGATCGATGTCCTCACCCAGTACGACGCCCGCAAGAAGGCGGCACACGCGGCCAAGACCGTCAAACATGGG GCCGGAGCCGAGATCTCCACGGTGCACCCCGAGCAATACGCCAAGCGCTTCCTCGACTTCATCACCAACATCTTCGCCTGA
- the PIP4K2C gene encoding phosphatidylinositol 5-phosphate 4-kinase type-2 gamma isoform X16 yields the protein MCHMGDPGLSPGSWPPVPWLGHLSPGSVPPGVLVQSPPRGGSVTCVTCVPGWLCHLCPLGVSPVSPAVSPVSLGVAPVSLGGCVPSCVTCAPRCPLQGWLCHLCPWCGCVTCVAVSPVSPLWLCHLCGCVPCVPSCVTCVAVSPVSPLWLCHLYGCVPCPHLCPWWGCVPCPQLCPQLCPPCPQVSLVSPGGCVTCVAVSHVPSCVLCPQVSLVWLCPVSPGVPGVAVSRVPSCVPCPQLCPWCGCVPVSPAVSRVPRCPWCGCVPCPQLCPVSPAVSLVWLSPVSPAVSRVPSCVPGVAVSRVPSCVPCPQVSLVWLCPVSPAVSRVPRCVPGVAVSPVSPAVSRVPRCPWCGCVPRVPSCVPCPHVSLARSPPRWVGSGRRLLLSADRTLVLKELSSEDVADVHGLLAHYHQYVVQCHGQTLLPRFLGMYRVSVDSEDTYLLVMRNLFSHRLPVHRKYDLKGSLVDREASDKEKGKELPTLKDVDFLNKNEKVFVEEEQQRDFMDKLKRDVEFLVQQKLMDYSLLLGIHEVERGEQEEEEELEEEELGGGDDGGLGGPYGTSPEGLGGLLNSYRPLGPGEFDPGVDVYALRGAEGAPRREVYFMGLIDVLTQYDARKKAAHAAKTVKHGAGAEISTVHPEQYAKRFLDFITNIFA from the exons ATGTGTCACATGGGGGACCCGGGGCTGTCGCCGGGCTCCTGGcctcctgtcccctggctgggtcacctgtcccctggcagtgtACCCCCAGGTGTCCTGGTGCAGAGCCCCCCGCGGGgtggctctgtcacctgtgtcacctgtgtccctgggtggctgtgtcacctgtgtcccctgggggtgtcacctgtgtccccagctgtgtcacctgtgtccctgggggtggcaccggtgtccctgggtggctgtgtccccagctgtgtcacctgtgcccccaggtgccccctgcaggggtggctgtgtcacctgtgtccctggtgtggctgtgtcacctgtgtggCTGTGTCACCAGTGTCGCCActgtggctgtgtcacctgtgtggctgtgtcccctgtgtccccagctgtgtcacctgtgtggCTGTGTCACCAGTGTCCCCATTGTGGCTGTGTCATTTGTATGGCTgtgtcccatgtccccatctATGTCCCTGGTGGGGCtgtgtcccttgtccccagctgtgtccccagctgtgtcccccgtgtccccaggtgtcccttgtGTCCCCAGGtggctgtgtcacctgtgtggctgtgtcccatgtccccagctgtgtcctgtgtccccaggtgtccctggtgtggctgtgtcccgtgtccccaggtgtccctggtgtggctgtgtcccgtgtccccagctgtgtcccgtgtccccagctgtgtccctggtgtggctgtgtccccgtgtccccagctgtgtcccgtgtccccag gtgtccctggtgtggctgtgtcccgtgtccccagctgtgtcccgtgtccccagctgtgtccctggtgtggctgtcccccgtgtccccagctgtgtcccgtgtccccagctgtgtccctggtgtggctgtgtcccgtgtccccagctgtgtcccgtgtccccag gtgtccctggtgtggctgtgtcccgtgtccccagctgtgtcccgtgtccccaggt gtgtccctggtgtggctgtgtcccccgtgtccccagctgtgtcccgtgtccccaggtgtccctggtgtggctgtgtcccccgtgtccccagctgtgtcccgTGTCCCCAC gtgtccctggcacGCAGCCCCCCGCGCTGGGTGGGCAGTGGGCGCCGCCTGCTGCTCTCGGCCGACCGGACGCTGGTGCTGAAGGAGCTGTCGAGCGAGGACGTGGCCGACGTGCACGGGCTGCTGGCACACTACCACCAG tACGTGGTGCAGTGCCACGGGCAGACGCTGCTGCCGCGTTTCCTGGGCATGTACCGGGTGAGCGTGGACAGCGAGGACACCTACCTGCTGGTCATGAGGAACCTCTTCAGCCACCGCCTGCCCGTGCACAGGAAGTATGACCTCAAG ggctccctggTGGACCGAGAGGCCAGTGACAAGGAGAAG GGCAAGGAGCTGCCCACCCTGAAGGACGTGGATTTCCTCAACAAGAACGAGAAGGTGTTcgtggaggaggagcagcagcgcGACTTCATGGACAAACTCAAGAGGGACGTGGAG TTCCTGGTGCAGCAGAAGCTGATGGACTacagcctgctgctgggcatCCACGAGGTGGAGCGGGGcgagcaggaggaggaggaggagctggaggaagaggagctcgGCGGGGGTGATGatggggggctggggggtccCTATGGCACCTCCccggaggggctgggggggctcctCAACTCCTACCGGCCCCTGGGCCCCGGCGAGTTCGACCCCGGCGTGGACGTGTACGCCCTGCGCGGGGCCGAGG gagccccccGGCGCGAGGTTTATTTCATGGGGCTGATCGATGTCCTCACCCAGTACGACGCCCGCAAGAAGGCGGCACACGCGGCCAAGACCGTCAAACATGGG GCCGGAGCCGAGATCTCCACGGTGCACCCCGAGCAATACGCCAAGCGCTTCCTCGACTTCATCACCAACATCTTCGCCTGA
- the PIP4K2C gene encoding phosphatidylinositol 5-phosphate 4-kinase type-2 gamma isoform X28: MCHMGDPGLSPGSWPPVPWLGHLSPGSVPPGVLVQSPPRGGSVTCVTCVPGWLCHLCPLGVSPVSPAVSPVSLGVAPVSLGGCVPSCVTCAPRCPLQGWLCHLCPWCGCVTCVAVSPVSPLWLCHLCGCVPCVPSCVTCVAVSPVSPLWLCHLYGCVPCPHLCPWWGCVPCPQLCPQLCPPCPQVSLVSPGGCVTCVAVSHVPSCVLCPQVSLVWLCPVSPAVSCVPRCPWCGCVPCPQLCPVSPGVPGVAVSRVPRCPWCGCVPCPQLCPVSPGVSLVWLCPPCPQLCPVSPRVPGVAVSHVPSCVPCPHVSLVWLCPVSPAVSRVPRCPWCGCVPRVPSCVPCPQVSLARSPPRWVGSGRRLLLSADRTLVLKELSSEDVADVHGLLAHYHQYVVQCHGQTLLPRFLGMYRVSVDSEDTYLLVMRNLFSHRLPVHRKYDLKGSLVDREASDKEKGKELPTLKDVDFLNKNEKVFVEEEQQRDFMDKLKRDVEFLVQQKLMDYSLLLGIHEVERGEQEEEEELEEEELGGGDDGGLGGPYGTSPEGLGGLLNSYRPLGPGEFDPGVDVYALRGAEGAPRREVYFMGLIDVLTQYDARKKAAHAAKTVKHGAGAEISTVHPEQYAKRFLDFITNIFA; the protein is encoded by the exons ATGTGTCACATGGGGGACCCGGGGCTGTCGCCGGGCTCCTGGcctcctgtcccctggctgggtcacctgtcccctggcagtgtACCCCCAGGTGTCCTGGTGCAGAGCCCCCCGCGGGgtggctctgtcacctgtgtcacctgtgtccctgggtggctgtgtcacctgtgtcccctgggggtgtcacctgtgtccccagctgtgtcacctgtgtccctgggggtggcaccggtgtccctgggtggctgtgtccccagctgtgtcacctgtgcccccaggtgccccctgcaggggtggctgtgtcacctgtgtccctggtgtggctgtgtcacctgtgtggCTGTGTCACCAGTGTCGCCActgtggctgtgtcacctgtgtggctgtgtcccctgtgtccccagctgtgtcacctgtgtggCTGTGTCACCAGTGTCCCCATTGTGGCTGTGTCATTTGTATGGCTgtgtcccatgtccccatctATGTCCCTGGTGGGGCtgtgtcccttgtccccagctgtgtccccagctgtgtcccccgtgtccccaggtgtcccttgtGTCCCCAGGtggctgtgtcacctgtgtggctgtgtcccatgtccccagctgtgtcctgtgtccccaggtgtccctggtgtggctgtgtcccgtgtccccag ctgtgtcctgtgtccccaggtgtccctggtgtggctgtgtcccgtgtccccag ctgtgtcccgtgtccccaggtgtccctggtgtggctgtgtcccgtgtccccaggtgtccctggtgtggctgtgtcccgtgtccccagctgtgtcccgtgtccccaggt gtgtccctggtgtggctgtgtcccccgtgtccccagctgtgtcccgTGTCCCCACGTGTCCCTGGTGTGGCTgtgtcccatgtccccagctgtgtcccgTGTCCCCACGTGTCCCTGGTGTGGCTGTGTcccgtgtccccagctgtgtcccgtgtccccaggtgtccctggtgtggctgtgtcccccgtgtccccagctgtgtcccgtgtccccag gtgtccctggcacGCAGCCCCCCGCGCTGGGTGGGCAGTGGGCGCCGCCTGCTGCTCTCGGCCGACCGGACGCTGGTGCTGAAGGAGCTGTCGAGCGAGGACGTGGCCGACGTGCACGGGCTGCTGGCACACTACCACCAG tACGTGGTGCAGTGCCACGGGCAGACGCTGCTGCCGCGTTTCCTGGGCATGTACCGGGTGAGCGTGGACAGCGAGGACACCTACCTGCTGGTCATGAGGAACCTCTTCAGCCACCGCCTGCCCGTGCACAGGAAGTATGACCTCAAG ggctccctggTGGACCGAGAGGCCAGTGACAAGGAGAAG GGCAAGGAGCTGCCCACCCTGAAGGACGTGGATTTCCTCAACAAGAACGAGAAGGTGTTcgtggaggaggagcagcagcgcGACTTCATGGACAAACTCAAGAGGGACGTGGAG TTCCTGGTGCAGCAGAAGCTGATGGACTacagcctgctgctgggcatCCACGAGGTGGAGCGGGGcgagcaggaggaggaggaggagctggaggaagaggagctcgGCGGGGGTGATGatggggggctggggggtccCTATGGCACCTCCccggaggggctgggggggctcctCAACTCCTACCGGCCCCTGGGCCCCGGCGAGTTCGACCCCGGCGTGGACGTGTACGCCCTGCGCGGGGCCGAGG gagccccccGGCGCGAGGTTTATTTCATGGGGCTGATCGATGTCCTCACCCAGTACGACGCCCGCAAGAAGGCGGCACACGCGGCCAAGACCGTCAAACATGGG GCCGGAGCCGAGATCTCCACGGTGCACCCCGAGCAATACGCCAAGCGCTTCCTCGACTTCATCACCAACATCTTCGCCTGA